A segment of the Butyrivibrio fibrisolvens genome:
CGACGGATATCCAACAGACCTTGCATCAACAACATATTTCTTCAATCATGATATTTCAGGAAAGCTCACGGTAGAAGAAAGATACATCAAAGAAGTAACTCTTAGCGAAAGAGACGGTGGTAAAAAACCAGGACTGTCAGGTCAGGGAGAAGAGAATCACGAACTTGAAGCTGCTTCTGAGTATACATTTACATCTAATGGTGATGGTGACTATATATTTAGTGCCAAGGCAGAAGACATGAGTGGTAATATCTCAGATCCTGTTGATGGTCCATGCTTTGTAATCGACTCAACAGCACCTGTGATCACTGTAACATATACAGTAGGTGGCGAAAATGTTAAGCCTGAAGGCAAAGATAAGAGTTATTACAAAGATACAGTATATGTAGAGATCAGCATTGAAGAAAAACACCTTCTTGAAGAGGGAATAGATGCTGTAATCACAGGAACCAAAGCAGATGGAACAGCTGTAGAACTCAAGGTTACAGATTGGAATCACAGTGAAGGTTCAGATCACTGGACAGCCAGAGTTGAGCTTTCTGATGATGGTGAATATGCACTTAGAGCAGTTGCAACTGATAGAGCAGGTAATACATCTGACACATATGAAGGCCCAGGATTTACTATTGACCGTACAATTCCTGTTGTAACTATTACTTTTGATAATAACTCTGCTAAGAACGGTTATTATTACAACGCATCAAGAACAGCTACAATTACTGTTAAGGATTACACATTTGACAGCAGTAAATGTGAGCTTACAATGAACGCTCCTGACAATCTTCCTGCAGAGGGAGAATGGGCAGCAGCCGGTGATCAGACTTATGTAAAGACTGTAGCATTTACAAAAGATGGACGTTACGACTTCTCGTTCAAGACTACAGATAAAGCAGGCAACGAATCTGAGACACATACTATAAGTCTTTTCATAATAGATACTACAGCACCTGTTGTTACAGTAACCTATGATAACAACGATGTTAAAAATACCTATTATTACAAAGATGTGAGAAAAGCGACCATAAAGGTTGATGAAATGTCATTTGATGAGACTTTGGTTGATGTAAAGTCACAGGCATCTGATGATGACACACCAATGGCTGAGCTTCCTAAGCTTACAACCTTTGCTGCAAATGAAACGAAGAATGTATATACTTCTTCAATGTCTTTTGCTAAAGATGGTAAGTATGGATATACAATTGTAGTAGAAGACCTTGCAGGTAATAAGTCAGAGATATTTACAAGTGATATTTTCGTAATTGATACTACAGTTCCTGATATCACATTCACAGGTGTTGAGAACTATTCAGCTAATAACGGAGTAGTTGCTCCTGTACTTATCTACAAGGATCTGAATATTGACTTCTCTAATACAACTGTTGTTATGAAGGGTGCAAACCACGGAGAAGTTACACCAGAGTCCAAGCAGTCTACAGTATTTGACACAGTAACTATCACATACAGTGACTTTACTCATGACAAGGATACTGACGATCTGTACACTCTTAGCGTTAAGATCACAGACCTTGCAGGTAACGTAGCAGAAGAAGAGCTTGTATTCTCTGTAAACAGATTTGGTTCTGTATATGTTATTAGTGAAAACACTCAGGAACTTACAGAGCAGTATTATACAAATGAGCCTCAGGATGTTACTATCACAGAGATCAATGTTGACAGCCTAACATATAAAGAGGTTTCAGTCGACAGAGATGGTGATAGTGAAGTTCTTAAAGAGGGCAAAGACTACACAGTAACTGTCCAGGGTGATGACAAGTCATGGAAATCCATGACATATACAGTCAAGGCAGATAACTTCGAAAAAGATGGTAACTATTCTGTAATGGTATATTCCAAGGACAGAGCTACCAATACACAGGACAACCGTTCTGCAGAAAAAGAGATCGAGTTTGCCGTTGATAAGACAGCTCCTTCTATCGTAACTTCCGGAATTGAAGAAGAAGGTGTATACGAGGAAGAAGGCCACGATTTCATCATCAATGTATCTGATAACATGGGATTTGAGAGTCTTGTAGTATATGTAGGACAGGATAAACTTGAGGAACTTGTATCATTTACAGATGAGGATATCGAGAAGCAGGGCGGTACATTAACAATTAGCCTTCCTGAAGATGACAAATATCAGAATGTAATGATCCTTGCAACAGATGTTGCTGGAAATCAGTCTGAGAAAGATTTTAACAACGTATTGGTTTCACGTCAGGCGAAAAAGATTATAGAAGACGAGGAAGTATCTAAAAACGATGAGATCAAGCCTTTAGTTGAGCCGGATACAGATCCATTTAAAATCTGGGTAGCAGTAGCTGGAGGAGTTGTAGGAGCTTCAGGCTGTGCAGGAGCAGGCGTATACTTCTGGCGCAAGAAGAAACTTGGTGTAGAACCAAATACAAAAAAATAAGACGCTAGATCAAAATAGCTTTTGAAATGATTTTGATCAGACGTTAAATTAAAACTAATTTTTATATAGTTTTGATATTATGAATAATAAGGTCGCATGAATCGGATATGATTCTTGCGGCCTTATTTTTGTACGCTGAGTGGTGTATGTTTCAAGATGATTTATTAAAAGGAATAATAAATTCATTGCTATCGAATAATATCTACATGTTTGCTAAAATACAAATAGTTGGCTTTAAATATCGTACTAATACAAGAAAGGCAGACACATGAGATACTTATTTGACGGAGGCTGGAAGTTTCTTGAGACAGGCCTTGATACTACATTTGATGATATTCAGAAGATTAAAGACGACTTTAAGAAAGTTGAGATTCCGCATGACTGGCTGATCTATGACAGTACAGATCTGTATAGAGACGGACTTGGCTGGTATTCTAAGGATTTTGAATACGAAGAGGATGCTGACAAAAGATGCTTCATAACCTTTGAAGGAATCTACATGGACAGTGAAGTTTATGTTAACGGAAAGAGTGTATGGACCTGGAAGTACGGATATTCCTCTTTTACCTTCGAGTTAACAGATTATCTGCAAAAGGGTACTAATAATATCACTGTATCTGTAAGGTATCAGAGCTTAAATACTAGATGGTATTCTGGCGCCGGTATTTACAGAGATGTATGGCTTAACATAACTAGCGAAACTTGCCTTTCAAATGATGGCGTTTATATATCTTCAAGGCCAAGCGGGGATGATTTCATACTTAGAATTGAGTCGGAAGTTAGCGGAAGTAAGGCAGATACAGCTTCTATCAGCGCGGCTTTGGATGGCGTAGATATTGAAGAACTTGGATTATCAGAAAAAGTATCTATCATAGATGCTCCTTACTGCGACTACAAAGAGCTTGAGTCCGGGATAAAAAGATACAGATATGTAAACGAATATCTTGTAAAAAATCCTAAGAAGTGGGATCCGGATAGTCCTAATCTTTATAACATAAAAGTGGACTTGCTTGTTGATGGCAGAGAAGTTGATGAATACAGGACAAGAGTAGGATTCAGACATATAGTTCTTGATCCTGATAAGGGATTTATCATTAATGGCAGAAATATAAAGCTTAACGGTGTTTGCGAGCATCACGACCATGGCGCTCTTGGAAGTGCATATAATTCCAAAGCCATGAGAAGAAAGCTCACTATGCTTAAGTCCATGGGAGTTAATGCTATAAGAGGAACTCATAATATGGTGGCTCCAGATGTGCTTGATCTTATGGACGAGATGGGCTTTGTCTTTATCTCCGAAGCTTTCGATATGTGGAGGAAGTCTAAGACTACCTATGACTACGCAAGATTTTTTGACGGCTGGCACAAGAGAGATGTGGCAAGTTGGGTTCGTCGTGACAGGAACCATGCATGTGTGGCATTCTGGAGTATCGGTAACGAAATCTATGACACCCATGCGGATGAAGATGGCCAGAGGATAACTAAGGAGCTTTCCGATCTTGTTAAGGAATTTGATCACAATGGTAACGGAAGACCAACAATAGGCTCAAACTACATGCCATGGGAGAATGCTCAGAAGTGTGCAGATATATTAGGAGTTGCCGGATATAACTATGCAGAGAAGTTTTATGAAGAGCACCACAAGGCACATCCTGGCTGGGTCATCTATGGAAGTGAGACTTCATCAATAGTACAGAGCAGAAACATATATCACTTCCCTGCATCGGCAAGTGTCCTTTCAGATGATGATGAGCAGTGTTCAAGCCTTGGTAACAGCCAGACGAGCTGGGGAGCTAAGAGCACGGAAAGTTGTATCAGAGTTGACAGGGATACGCCTTTTTCCATGGGACAGTTCCTGTGGACTGGCTTTGATTATATAGGAGAGCCGACTCCGTATCATACCAAGAACTCATACTTTGGCCAGATAGATACGGCAGGTTTCCCCAAAGACGTATTCTATGAATGGCAGGCCGCATGGACTGATGCTGGTAAAGCACCAATGATCCACATCTGTCCATCTTATTGGGATTTCAATGAAGGTCAGACTATTGATATAAGGATCGTGACCAATGCTCCTAAGGCAGAGCTGTATGTAAACGGAGAAAGAATTGGAGATCACGAATTCTCTAATAAGCCTGGCTCAGGAAGCAAGATAGAATGGAATCTTCAGATTCCATATACAAAAGGTATAGTTGAGGCAAGGGCTCTTGATACAAATGGTAAAGTCATAGCTATTGATGTCATTAAGAGCTTTGAAGATGCAAAAAAACTTTGCATAAAGCGTCCATTTGAAGAGGGAAAAGATCTTATAGCAAATACTAAAGACCTTGCATATCTTGAAATATCTGCGCTGGATAAAGACGGCACAGAGGTAGCCAACGCCCAGGATAGAGTTACAGTAACAGTAACAGGAGCAGGAAGACTGGTTGGCCTTGATAACGGCGACAGCTCTGATCTTGACAGCTATAAAGGAAACAGCCGAAGACTTTTTGGTGGTAAGCTTCTTGCAATAATACAGACAACTGGCAAGGAAGGCGATATAGAGGTAACAGTTACTGGTGAAGGGTTAGAGGAATCAAAGTATACTTTTAGAAGTGTAAAAAGACTTGAAGGAGGTATTGAATACACTGTAAAGAGCTTTGAAGATAGCATCGAACATTCTGTTAAGAGTGATAGGTTAGATGAAATAGGTAGCAGCTATACTAAAAAGATACTCTGTTATGAACCTCTTGAAGCCTTAGAAGCTTGCTCAGACAGAGTCATAAACCTTGGTCAAAAAGACGAAGTACCGATCCGTAAGCTTGAGCTTGTAAATGAAAGCGGCAGCAATATCTTTACCCAGGATGATAGAGAAAAGGTATTATCAGTTAAAATCCTTCCTGAAAATGCAAGCTATAAGGATGCCACATTCGAGGCTGTAACTGAGTTTGGAGCAAAGTCCAATATAGCAGAGCTTGAAGTTATAGATGGAAAGGCTGTAGTAAGAGCCAAGGGTGATGGAAGATTCTTCGTAAGAGCGCTTTCAAAGAATGGTAGCGACAAGACAAGAATCATCTCATACATGGACTTTGAAGTTAAGGGAATGGGAGCTGCGTTCCTTGATCCATACAACTTTGTATCAGGAAGTATGTATGAAAGCTTTGAAGGCGAGATTGGTACGGGTAATGATAAGGGATTTGCTACTGCTAGAGGCCAGAAGACGATTGTTACATTTAACAGACTCGATTTTGGAAGAGACCTTGCTGATGAGATTACAATTCCGGTTTTTGCTTTAGATGAAGGAACCAGTAGGATCAAGTTATGGTCAGACGGAGAGGTTGTACTGGATGAGATATACGATAAGCCATTTATGTGGAATGTATATCAGGAAGTGACATGGAAGCTTAAAAAACCCCTTACAGGAGTGTGTGATCTTAGCTTTGAAACTTGGAATAAGCTCCATATCAAAGGCTTTGAGTTTAAGAAAAATAAAAGAGCATTCAATGAACACCTTGCTGTGGATGCAGATGAGATCTATGGTGATACTTACACTAAGGAAGCGGATATTGTATCAGGAATTGGCAATAACGTATCACTCGTTTATAAAGATATGAACTTTGGAGATGATAAGCCTTCCAAGGTTACTATCTGCGGAAGGGCAAGAGATGGACAGAATACCATCCACATCCTGTTTGAAGGCGACGGTATAAGTACAAGAGAGATACTTGAAGCTTATGAGAGCGATGACATCACCGAGTATTCTTTTGATATAGGTAATATAGAAGGTGATGGAACTATCACATTTGTATTCCTTCCTGGAAGTAATTTCGACATGAAGAGCTTTAGATTTGGAAAGTAATAAATACTAAAAGAAGATATCTCAAATAGAATAATTTTCAATAAGCGGTGAAATGCTGTTAACCATAAGCATTCACTGCTTATTTTTTATTAGAGATATCTATTTAAATATATACAAAAAGTATTAATTATTGCGACTTATCACAAAATAATTGCGATCCATCACATAAAAAATGCAGTTCGTCGTATAAAAAGTGCAATTCGTCGGATACAAAACTTTCAAAAATATATAAATAGTAAACTGGAACTATATGTATATTGATAATGCAAGTGGGAGGATTACTATGAGTCGTATTAAATGGAACCTTGATCAACTCGAGGAAGTAAGACAGCAGCACGAAGAAGCGATGTCATCAACCGAACAGGTCATAGAAAATGGAAAAGCTGACCTTGCATCAATGACAAAAGAAGTGTGGGTAGGAGAAGATGCAAATATAGCAAGAAATCAATTATCTGACCTTCTTAATAAAGAGATGGTAGAGACCTGGAAAGAGCTTGATGCATGTAATAGTGCAATACAAAAAGCTCAGAAAACAGCGTATGAATCCAAGAACTTTTGTAATGGATTTCCGCAGATATTCTACAGCGGGTCTATGCCTTCAGACGGGGATCAGGGAGCATGCAGTGGGGAACTGCTCTGTGATTCTGGAAATAGTGAAGAACTCAAAAGTTTTATGGATGCAGCCGGTAAGGATGCACTAAACGTAAAGAGTAAGGTCGAAAGCGCTGAAAGCCTTCTGGCAGAGCTTGAAACAGATGTTGCAAAGTTTGATTATTCATCATATACAGATCCGATCAAAACACAGACTCAGAAAGTTGCAGATCGAGCAGAAACATATAATAATGCCGTAAGCAAATATGTGGTCAAAACAACTGAAATGGATAACGATCTGGCCAGGGAGTTGTTAGATGCAACACCTTCAATGGTTCCGAATCCATTTGATCCTTCATGCCTCCTTCAGGCAGACTCTGTTCATATGAAAGACGGAGACGTAATTAATTTTCTCGATGCATCTAAAAGCATTCAAGTTTCTAATACTCTTAGTATGTCCCAAGATCCAAGCGCTATAAATACAGTGTATAAAAAGTCTAATTATACAGCTACGAATCTTGCATATACATCTTCCAACAGTACAGTTACAAATCTTAAAAGTGTTACAAATGCAAAATCCTATGCAGCCGGTGCTGGCAATGGCGGAGCTACTGATCCATATGCCCAGTACAAAACAGGAATTTCAGAAATTGATAAGCGCATAGACGAATTATTCGAGGAATATGGTGATGACCTGAATGGCCTTGCAGAACAGGGCGTAATCTGGGAAGACTGCGATGAAACCACCAAAAAAGCTCTTGCTGCTATATATGATGTAAGCATTGAAAATGTTGACCAGAGCTTTGATAATTCCGAATGTGAGCAAGACAGAGCACGAGTAGGAAATATCCTGCATACTGTGGCAGATTTTGGCGGATGCGATGTTCCTGAGGTCTTCAATCCTGAAAGAATCGCAGATTTTGAAACATATCTGAAAAAAGATGGTGTTGGATTTGAGATAGTTCAAACACTAAAAGAAGCTCAAAAGGGTGGCGGTAATAATGTACCGGCATTCTCATATCTTGATGTAAGCATTGTTGATGCCGGAATATCTTTTGGCTTCAGAGATCCGGATAATGCAGATGATGTAGAAGAGAGTGCATTCTATACAAGTGAAGACAGGGCTCTTAGATATATCAAGAAGTGTGAAGGAGAAAAATCCGGCTGCTTTGAGCATGAATATTCCCTGCTTGATCCCCAGGAAGGAACTCCTCAGGAAGCACTTGCTAAGCAGTATGCTATGGCAAAAAGCTCAGATGACATGACTTTCCTTGACAGGTTATTTAAGTCAGATGAAAGCTACAAGGATGTATTTTCCGGAGATCCTGGAGAACTCAGTTCCAATGTTAAGCTGATTCTGGGTAATCATGCCAATATACTTGCGGCTGACTCAAATGGCCCTGATTATAAAGAATACTTCGATTTCTGTAACGCTGTAATAAGCGATCCTGTATATGCAGATAAATATATTGAAAGCGTAGCTGTCGGAAGTGGACTTGCTGCAGATAGTATCATAGAGGATGTATGGGCAAAAGATTATTCCGGTGATGCAGAACAGGCTGTAATAAAAGAGCTTAACAAAGCTAATAATAATGAATTATTGTGGAATTCTATCTATGGAATATATAAAGAGAAATCCAAAGATGGCATGGTCTGCAATATGAAGATAGATCCTAATGGTGGCGTTGACTTCCAAAATGGAGACAGCTTTACATTCTCATGGTCTATACTTAGTACGGGAAATGGAGCAGACTTAGGATCTGATCATAAAGTTGTTATCAATGCATTAAATGGAGAATCAGCTACAAACTGGATATGTGGAGCAGAAATAGAAAAGCTTGAGAGATTAAAAGAAGAAGCTGCAAAGGATGTTGCTATTGATACAGCATGTTCTCTCCTTGGAATTTATTGTAAAGAAGCCGGAGAAGGCTTGAAGCTTATTGTGGATTTCAGTAAAGATCAGGCAGGAACAGCTAAAGATCAGGCATTAGACGCTTACGGAAACATAGGAAAAACAGAAAAATCCCAGGTTACACTTTTCAATGCTTTGGATGGATTATTCTCCAAGATAACCGGATACAATACACAGAAAGATCTGTTTGGAAAAATCTCTGACACAGCGTTGGCTGATACTGTAATGGCATATCAGTGTGACGGCAAACCGTACTATTACACTAAATTAAATGATTATTATAGAATCAAGGCTCTCAAAGATTGGGATAAAGATGGATGCAGTGCCCTTTATGGAACTGACGGAGATAAAGCAGAAGCATACTGGGGAGGTCTTATAGAGAACGACGAGATAGTTGATAATATCAGGAAAAATACTACATCGCTCTG
Coding sequences within it:
- a CDS encoding Ig-like domain repeat protein produces the protein MHSKKCNLFFRVTALLTACFIVIGMSGIQTLAESGGSSDAPQTEVTTEEGGSENKNQAKEEEHKEDSAGAGGSLEENEKPADAGFSSSNDENNGETGDSSTESTSDVAAESSTESASDASTESSSEDAAEEASTEEAPQVLGAPRLKKSLVISNGQIIFANDAEEENDYRWDKDNLLRTRDEVTISVDVNVEAVDPSNPQAEKRTSPAIYGVYVEIEYKNIETECTTYAEMHHAGNGTYTYTFPSNVAAYEIIKITAEDIYGVATEDSYSKEDASGKEKENNIFRNISIEKDHFIGTDSPDNSKKYIANSKRCLVAGEYASPAYEDSDWISLQGEEDPSVSLTVFFTGWFYDSGNFKVSLVPVDESGNEVAGTPIAGTIKSSGCIFCPYYEITFDLPDDKDQYQIYKLKPEGDCWFNIAVNSVNADGLIYVKIDSTSPVVKDIEVTYDEDDDGDDKGVSGTYKFGEGQESVVYAKRDLTLTINTSNSYDPSINEANAEVSTASGLSKLQYVIYDDLCPYGSEIKEIEISDKAIDECENIKITLPYESQNQGPVKIGSVALVDEAGNLTYVIKGDTEDENYNNYTATDRIEPVSYVIDSVVPVIRFTELEGEELGDGYPTDLASTTYFFNHDISGKLTVEERYIKEVTLSERDGGKKPGLSGQGEENHELEAASEYTFTSNGDGDYIFSAKAEDMSGNISDPVDGPCFVIDSTAPVITVTYTVGGENVKPEGKDKSYYKDTVYVEISIEEKHLLEEGIDAVITGTKADGTAVELKVTDWNHSEGSDHWTARVELSDDGEYALRAVATDRAGNTSDTYEGPGFTIDRTIPVVTITFDNNSAKNGYYYNASRTATITVKDYTFDSSKCELTMNAPDNLPAEGEWAAAGDQTYVKTVAFTKDGRYDFSFKTTDKAGNESETHTISLFIIDTTAPVVTVTYDNNDVKNTYYYKDVRKATIKVDEMSFDETLVDVKSQASDDDTPMAELPKLTTFAANETKNVYTSSMSFAKDGKYGYTIVVEDLAGNKSEIFTSDIFVIDTTVPDITFTGVENYSANNGVVAPVLIYKDLNIDFSNTTVVMKGANHGEVTPESKQSTVFDTVTITYSDFTHDKDTDDLYTLSVKITDLAGNVAEEELVFSVNRFGSVYVISENTQELTEQYYTNEPQDVTITEINVDSLTYKEVSVDRDGDSEVLKEGKDYTVTVQGDDKSWKSMTYTVKADNFEKDGNYSVMVYSKDRATNTQDNRSAEKEIEFAVDKTAPSIVTSGIEEEGVYEEEGHDFIINVSDNMGFESLVVYVGQDKLEELVSFTDEDIEKQGGTLTISLPEDDKYQNVMILATDVAGNQSEKDFNNVLVSRQAKKIIEDEEVSKNDEIKPLVEPDTDPFKIWVAVAGGVVGASGCAGAGVYFWRKKKLGVEPNTKK
- a CDS encoding glycoside hydrolase family 2 TIM barrel-domain containing protein, producing MRYLFDGGWKFLETGLDTTFDDIQKIKDDFKKVEIPHDWLIYDSTDLYRDGLGWYSKDFEYEEDADKRCFITFEGIYMDSEVYVNGKSVWTWKYGYSSFTFELTDYLQKGTNNITVSVRYQSLNTRWYSGAGIYRDVWLNITSETCLSNDGVYISSRPSGDDFILRIESEVSGSKADTASISAALDGVDIEELGLSEKVSIIDAPYCDYKELESGIKRYRYVNEYLVKNPKKWDPDSPNLYNIKVDLLVDGREVDEYRTRVGFRHIVLDPDKGFIINGRNIKLNGVCEHHDHGALGSAYNSKAMRRKLTMLKSMGVNAIRGTHNMVAPDVLDLMDEMGFVFISEAFDMWRKSKTTYDYARFFDGWHKRDVASWVRRDRNHACVAFWSIGNEIYDTHADEDGQRITKELSDLVKEFDHNGNGRPTIGSNYMPWENAQKCADILGVAGYNYAEKFYEEHHKAHPGWVIYGSETSSIVQSRNIYHFPASASVLSDDDEQCSSLGNSQTSWGAKSTESCIRVDRDTPFSMGQFLWTGFDYIGEPTPYHTKNSYFGQIDTAGFPKDVFYEWQAAWTDAGKAPMIHICPSYWDFNEGQTIDIRIVTNAPKAELYVNGERIGDHEFSNKPGSGSKIEWNLQIPYTKGIVEARALDTNGKVIAIDVIKSFEDAKKLCIKRPFEEGKDLIANTKDLAYLEISALDKDGTEVANAQDRVTVTVTGAGRLVGLDNGDSSDLDSYKGNSRRLFGGKLLAIIQTTGKEGDIEVTVTGEGLEESKYTFRSVKRLEGGIEYTVKSFEDSIEHSVKSDRLDEIGSSYTKKILCYEPLEALEACSDRVINLGQKDEVPIRKLELVNESGSNIFTQDDREKVLSVKILPENASYKDATFEAVTEFGAKSNIAELEVIDGKAVVRAKGDGRFFVRALSKNGSDKTRIISYMDFEVKGMGAAFLDPYNFVSGSMYESFEGEIGTGNDKGFATARGQKTIVTFNRLDFGRDLADEITIPVFALDEGTSRIKLWSDGEVVLDEIYDKPFMWNVYQEVTWKLKKPLTGVCDLSFETWNKLHIKGFEFKKNKRAFNEHLAVDADEIYGDTYTKEADIVSGIGNNVSLVYKDMNFGDDKPSKVTICGRARDGQNTIHILFEGDGISTREILEAYESDDITEYSFDIGNIEGDGTITFVFLPGSNFDMKSFRFGK